A window of the Haloquadratum walsbyi C23 genome harbors these coding sequences:
- a CDS encoding DNA-directed RNA polymerase, producing MYKRVQLTDTVEVPPRHLADVTPQRVKRLLQDKLEGRMDEDIGSVVSVISVLDIGEGAVLPGRAGVYYEAKFDAITFDPAMQEVVDGEVVEVVEFGAFVGIGPVDGLLHVSQISDEYLAYDGENQQLASTESNRTLGVGDSVRVRVVTKSIDERNPRDSKIGLTAKQPGLGKHGWLQADRQANAATTEAGAEGK from the coding sequence ATGTATAAACGGGTACAACTTACAGATACAGTTGAAGTGCCTCCGCGGCACCTTGCAGATGTCACACCACAGCGTGTTAAGCGACTTCTACAAGACAAATTAGAGGGACGGATGGATGAAGATATTGGAAGCGTTGTTAGCGTCATCAGCGTTCTTGATATTGGTGAAGGCGCAGTCCTTCCAGGGCGTGCTGGTGTATACTACGAAGCTAAATTCGATGCAATTACATTCGACCCAGCAATGCAGGAGGTCGTTGATGGTGAAGTCGTTGAAGTTGTTGAATTTGGGGCATTTGTCGGAATTGGTCCGGTTGATGGGTTGTTGCACGTCTCACAAATTTCCGATGAATACCTTGCATACGACGGTGAAAATCAGCAACTTGCGTCCACAGAGTCAAATCGGACGCTTGGTGTTGGTGACTCTGTGCGTGTTCGCGTTGTGACAAAAAGTATTGATGAGCGAAATCCCCGTGATTCAAAAATAGGTCTTACCGCGAAACAACCTGGTCTTGGTAAGCATGGCTGGTTGCAAGCGGACCGACAGGCCAACGCTGCTACGACGGAGGCCGGCGCGGAGGGTAAGTAG
- the spt4 gene encoding transcription elongation factor subunit Spt4, with the protein MVQTRLSCRECHYINHADSQTCENCGSSSLTEDWAGYVVVTHPDDSAIAEEMNVKEPGGYALKVR; encoded by the coding sequence ATGGTACAAACCCGCCTTTCATGTCGCGAGTGTCATTATATCAATCACGCCGATTCACAAACCTGTGAGAACTGTGGGTCAAGTAGTCTGACTGAGGATTGGGCGGGATATGTTGTTGTTACGCACCCAGATGATTCAGCAATTGCTGAGGAGATGAATGTCAAAGAACCCGGTGGATACGCGCTAAAGGTGCGCTAA
- a CDS encoding potassium channel family protein: MSFVIVGYGRVGARTAQILETDGYNVVVVDNDPDKITHADNAGFDVIEGDGSDASVLKQAGIDEAVALGGLTDDPTVNFAACLTGKQHGCRVVMRISEDINSNVYEQYESDVDDVIDPERLGAAGAKTALLGGNFNVLDELTEGLSLTSLSVPVDAPIIDQTVNEIELGDHGRIYAHGRANEPMTIPLPATIIKSGDRLALVVEQNNLIEVRRTLMGDN, from the coding sequence ATGTCATTTGTTATTGTCGGGTATGGGCGCGTCGGCGCACGGACTGCACAGATTCTTGAGACAGACGGATACAATGTCGTTGTTGTTGACAATGACCCAGATAAAATTACACATGCTGATAACGCCGGGTTTGATGTCATCGAAGGGGACGGAAGTGATGCTTCAGTGTTGAAACAAGCGGGTATCGATGAAGCCGTTGCACTTGGAGGACTCACCGACGACCCAACGGTTAATTTTGCTGCCTGTTTGACCGGAAAGCAGCATGGTTGTCGGGTCGTGATGCGTATTAGCGAGGATATCAATTCAAATGTATATGAACAATATGAATCTGATGTTGATGACGTAATCGACCCAGAGCGGCTAGGAGCTGCGGGCGCTAAAACCGCACTTCTCGGTGGTAACTTCAACGTGCTTGATGAGCTTACTGAGGGGCTGAGTTTAACAAGTCTTTCAGTCCCGGTTGATGCTCCGATCATTGATCAAACGGTGAATGAGATTGAACTGGGCGATCATGGACGTATATACGCACATGGTCGGGCAAACGAGCCGATGACGATTCCATTACCAGCCACAATAATCAAAAGTGGTGATAGACTCGCACTCGTCGTTGAGCAAAATAACCTTATAGAAGTCCGACGGACACTCATGGGTGATAATTGA
- the citZ gene encoding citrate synthase, whose amino-acid sequence MSDEVKRGLEDVLVAESELSCIDGDAGELVYRGYSIEDLAQKASYEEVVYLLWHGRLPTGDELQSFTDAMIEERTINTGVYEQIERLAAADESPMAALRTIVSTLSAYDPDADAEVTDHEANARKARRIAAKLPTALAALQRCREGNDPVTPRPDLDHAANFLYMLNGSEPDPVLAETFDMALVLHADHGLNASTFSAKVTASTLSDLHCAITTAVGTLSGSLHGGANANVMRMLKEVHASDADAVTWIEDALESGRRVPGFGHRVYNVKDPRARILGERSKELAEAAGEMCWYNYSITIEEYIDDHKGLAPNVDFYSASTYYQMGIPIDIYTPIFAMARTAGWIAHTFEQYDENRLIRPRARYVGNEDEMFKSVEER is encoded by the coding sequence ATGTCAGACGAGGTTAAACGTGGGCTGGAAGATGTTCTCGTTGCTGAGTCGGAACTCAGCTGTATTGACGGTGATGCTGGAGAACTCGTCTATCGAGGATATAGCATCGAAGACCTCGCTCAAAAAGCGTCATATGAGGAAGTCGTCTATCTGCTATGGCATGGTCGACTTCCGACTGGTGATGAACTTCAGTCATTTACTGATGCAATGATTGAGGAGCGAACAATCAATACGGGTGTATATGAGCAAATTGAGCGGTTGGCTGCTGCTGATGAATCCCCAATGGCTGCGCTACGAACAATCGTTTCGACACTTTCAGCATATGACCCTGATGCTGATGCTGAAGTGACAGATCACGAGGCAAATGCGCGAAAAGCGCGACGGATTGCCGCTAAACTCCCAACAGCCCTTGCAGCACTTCAGCGGTGTCGAGAGGGTAATGACCCGGTCACACCACGACCTGATTTAGACCATGCCGCAAACTTCTTATACATGCTGAATGGGTCCGAACCTGACCCAGTACTTGCAGAAACGTTCGATATGGCACTTGTTTTACATGCGGACCATGGACTCAATGCCTCCACATTTTCGGCGAAAGTGACAGCCTCGACGTTATCCGATCTGCATTGCGCAATCACTACTGCGGTTGGAACTCTCTCGGGATCATTACACGGTGGTGCAAATGCAAATGTGATGCGGATGCTCAAAGAGGTTCATGCTAGCGATGCTGACGCAGTAACGTGGATTGAAGACGCACTTGAATCTGGAAGACGGGTTCCAGGCTTTGGTCACCGAGTGTATAATGTTAAAGATCCACGTGCGAGAATTCTTGGTGAGCGCTCAAAAGAACTTGCAGAGGCTGCTGGTGAAATGTGTTGGTATAATTATTCAATTACGATTGAGGAATACATTGACGATCATAAAGGACTTGCCCCGAATGTAGACTTTTACTCTGCATCAACATATTATCAAATGGGAATTCCCATCGATATCTATACGCCAATTTTTGCAATGGCACGGACTGCTGGGTGGATTGCACACACGTTCGAACAATATGATGAAAATCGACTGATTCGACCTCGAGCCCGATATGTTGGCAATGAAGATGAAATGTTCAAATCTGTCGAAGAACGTTGA
- a CDS encoding PIN domain-containing protein — translation MPTSVVVDADVFVADFLCGSDTDARQAIEILWTHSWMTLFASNTLLTDAQALIATLATDQLAREWRAHMTDWCSIVTHPPDDHPALATAYRGGAMHILSFNDQLRSVQAGASLRGQFPVSVRDPAAYTAVFSPDRLYNATVSDTDTDTYPGPDRGSRMQ, via the coding sequence ATGCCGACATCTGTTGTGGTTGATGCGGATGTTTTCGTCGCTGATTTTCTCTGTGGGAGCGATACTGATGCTCGACAAGCAATTGAAATTCTCTGGACGCATTCATGGATGACGCTCTTTGCGAGCAACACATTACTCACCGATGCACAAGCGCTCATCGCAACATTAGCCACAGATCAACTCGCTCGTGAATGGCGAGCGCATATGACAGATTGGTGCTCGATTGTAACACATCCACCTGATGATCATCCGGCACTAGCAACAGCATACCGAGGTGGTGCTATGCATATTCTTTCATTCAATGACCAACTGCGGTCAGTCCAAGCGGGTGCATCGCTTCGTGGGCAGTTCCCGGTCAGCGTTCGTGACCCAGCGGCATATACAGCGGTATTTTCACCTGACCGATTGTATAATGCCACCGTCAGTGATACTGATACTGATACTTACCCCGGTCCTGATCGGGGTTCGCGAATGCAATGA
- the ilvA gene encoding threonine ammonia-lyase — protein sequence MLEVADIEAARDRIMSVVRRTPMQRSPTFSSMTGADIHLKLENTQRTGAFKIRGATNRIAKLSADEQAAGVVTASAGNHAQGVALAASRAGVDATIVMPEQAPVSKIEATERYGGDTVLQGTDYDEAQAYAHQLAEESRQTYVHAFDDKAVMAGQGTIGLEIIEDCPDVETVVVPIGGGGLIAGIATAVTAHNPDIRVIGVQAEGAASARKSLASGSIHKLETVNTIADGIATRRIGDRPFAVIDDRVDDVVTVTDDEIAVAVTYILERSKTLVEGAGAVAMAAVLADAFDYSNNETIVPALCGGNIDMNRLTTVLIRGLVETGRYLRIRTVLEDYPGALEELVAILADYQANIYAIQHDRTSRTVEMNEADVEIDLETRGHDHIDTILSALRESGYTVEVLV from the coding sequence ATGCTCGAAGTTGCTGATATCGAAGCCGCGCGCGACCGGATCATGTCGGTTGTGAGACGCACTCCAATGCAGCGCTCACCGACATTTAGTTCCATGACAGGTGCTGATATCCATCTAAAGCTTGAGAATACACAGCGAACTGGTGCGTTTAAAATTCGAGGTGCGACAAATCGTATTGCAAAGCTTTCAGCCGATGAACAAGCTGCTGGCGTCGTCACAGCAAGTGCTGGGAATCATGCACAAGGGGTCGCACTGGCAGCATCACGCGCCGGTGTTGATGCAACGATTGTTATGCCTGAGCAAGCACCTGTTTCAAAAATTGAAGCCACAGAGCGGTATGGTGGTGATACTGTACTTCAAGGGACAGATTATGATGAAGCACAGGCGTATGCACATCAACTCGCTGAGGAATCTAGACAGACGTATGTGCATGCATTCGATGATAAAGCTGTTATGGCAGGACAAGGCACAATTGGACTTGAGATCATCGAGGACTGTCCTGATGTTGAGACTGTTGTAGTGCCTATTGGTGGCGGTGGACTGATTGCTGGTATTGCAACAGCTGTGACCGCGCATAATCCAGATATCCGAGTTATTGGTGTGCAAGCGGAGGGCGCTGCATCTGCTCGGAAATCACTCGCGAGCGGCTCAATTCACAAACTTGAGACAGTAAATACAATTGCAGATGGAATCGCAACACGTCGAATTGGTGATCGTCCATTTGCAGTGATTGATGACCGTGTTGATGATGTTGTGACGGTAACTGATGATGAGATTGCTGTCGCGGTAACGTATATTCTTGAGCGTTCAAAAACGCTCGTTGAGGGAGCTGGCGCTGTTGCAATGGCTGCTGTCCTTGCTGATGCATTTGATTATAGCAATAACGAAACAATTGTTCCAGCATTATGTGGTGGCAATATCGATATGAATCGACTAACCACTGTTCTTATCCGTGGTCTTGTTGAGACTGGACGGTATCTGCGTATCAGGACAGTACTTGAAGACTATCCGGGAGCGCTTGAGGAACTCGTTGCAATCCTCGCTGATTACCAAGCGAACATATATGCCATTCAACACGATAGGACATCTCGAACTGTTGAAATGAACGAGGCAGATGTAGAGATAGATCTTGAAACGCGTGGACACGACCATATCGACACGATATTATCTGCGCTTCGGGAGTCCGGATATACGGTTGAGGTACTCGTATAG
- a CDS encoding Gmad2 immunoglobulin-like domain-containing protein gives MSLKRLISATIDRDHIKSVLLLTLIVLCLTVGFIGSTTAVTGIELTQANVEIERINENQSAQTVTVGSDFTVSGVTNRDPDNAVIIVELRRDGGDIVTVASDEQWGESGEWRVTIELGDIEPGSYTIEASTGDETDIKAVNIVASTPTPTATPDMTPTATPTATSTSTSTPTPTPTQTPTRSTITAAPSPTQTTETPGFTAITAIAAVGIILIAASFRLHRR, from the coding sequence ATGTCACTGAAACGACTTATCAGCGCTACTATTGATAGAGATCACATTAAATCGGTGCTTCTGTTAACACTCATCGTTTTATGCTTGACTGTCGGATTCATCGGCTCGACAACAGCTGTGACAGGAATCGAGCTCACACAGGCAAATGTCGAAATTGAGAGAATCAACGAAAATCAGAGTGCACAAACAGTGACAGTTGGATCTGACTTTACTGTTAGTGGAGTGACAAATCGAGATCCAGATAATGCTGTGATTATCGTTGAATTACGTCGTGATGGCGGTGATATTGTCACGGTCGCGAGTGACGAGCAGTGGGGTGAATCCGGTGAATGGCGCGTGACGATTGAGTTGGGTGACATCGAACCCGGCTCGTATACAATTGAAGCATCGACCGGTGATGAAACAGATATCAAAGCAGTAAATATCGTTGCGTCGACGCCTACTCCGACGGCTACGCCAGATATGACACCAACAGCAACACCGACGGCAACATCAACGTCAACATCAACACCAACGCCGACCCCAACACAAACCCCAACAAGATCAACCATCACAGCGGCACCATCACCCACACAGACAACAGAAACACCTGGATTCACTGCTATCACTGCGATTGCAGCGGTGGGAATTATCCTTATTGCCGCCAGCTTTCGATTGCATAGGCGATGA
- a CDS encoding DUF5808 domain-containing protein, protein MDEETKQGDIFGVPYNFERPSLGRLIAARWQPDSGMIVKKPFGIGYTLNLANWRSWVALLVVGLLLFQEERGNSESEDDSPVEVIVD, encoded by the coding sequence ATGGACGAAGAAACGAAACAGGGAGATATATTCGGCGTCCCGTATAATTTCGAACGACCATCGCTCGGGCGACTAATAGCCGCTCGCTGGCAACCCGATTCGGGGATGATCGTCAAAAAACCGTTTGGAATCGGGTATACACTCAACCTTGCAAACTGGCGGTCATGGGTTGCACTTCTTGTTGTTGGGCTACTGCTCTTTCAAGAAGAACGAGGTAACAGTGAATCTGAAGATGATAGCCCTGTTGAGGTTATTGTTGACTGA
- a CDS encoding translation initiation factor IF-2 subunit gamma, whose product MTQQTQQPEVNIGLVGHVDHGKTTLVQALSGSWTDQHSEEMKRGISIRLGYADATFRMISNVNPPEGYTVDETGPDGEPTETLRTVSFVDAPGHETLMATMLSGAAIMDGAVLVVSATEDVPQAQTEEHLMALDIIGIENVVIAQNKIDLVDRERAIESHNQIQSFVEGTVAEDAPIVPVSAQQAVNIDLLIDAIEREIPTPERDADTSPRLYAARSFDINRPGTTWKNLSGGVIGGSVSRGRLETGAEIELRPGREVDQGGQVEWQPIITDVRSLQAGGESVPEVTPGGLCGVGTGLDPSLTKGDSLAGQIVGEPGTLPPTRESFTMTVELLDRVVGDEAGDVETISTGEPLMLTVGTATTVGAVTSARSGEAEVSLKRPVCAEEGSKIAINRRVGARWRLIGIGTLE is encoded by the coding sequence GTGACACAACAAACACAACAACCGGAGGTGAATATCGGACTCGTCGGTCATGTCGATCATGGGAAAACAACGCTCGTTCAAGCGTTGTCCGGTTCATGGACAGATCAGCACTCAGAGGAAATGAAGCGAGGTATTTCAATTCGACTTGGATATGCCGACGCAACATTCCGTATGATTTCTAATGTTAATCCACCAGAGGGATATACCGTTGACGAAACAGGTCCTGACGGCGAACCAACTGAGACGCTTCGAACGGTTTCATTTGTTGACGCACCAGGACATGAGACACTGATGGCGACAATGCTTTCTGGAGCAGCAATTATGGATGGTGCTGTTCTTGTTGTCTCAGCAACAGAGGATGTGCCACAGGCACAAACTGAAGAGCATCTGATGGCACTCGATATCATTGGAATTGAAAACGTCGTTATTGCACAAAATAAAATTGATCTTGTGGACCGTGAGCGTGCAATCGAATCACATAATCAGATCCAGTCATTCGTTGAGGGGACAGTCGCTGAGGATGCTCCAATCGTTCCTGTCAGCGCTCAGCAGGCGGTCAATATTGACCTTCTTATTGATGCAATTGAGCGTGAAATCCCAACGCCTGAGCGCGATGCAGATACGTCACCTCGGCTTTATGCTGCTCGATCATTTGATATTAATCGTCCAGGAACGACTTGGAAGAACCTTTCTGGTGGTGTTATCGGTGGCTCTGTTTCCCGCGGACGACTTGAAACCGGAGCAGAGATTGAATTGCGCCCAGGACGTGAAGTTGACCAAGGCGGGCAGGTTGAGTGGCAACCGATCATCACAGATGTTCGCTCATTACAAGCGGGTGGTGAAAGCGTCCCTGAAGTAACTCCTGGCGGATTATGCGGGGTTGGCACTGGTCTCGATCCAAGTTTAACGAAAGGAGACTCGCTCGCCGGACAGATTGTTGGTGAGCCAGGGACATTACCACCGACGCGTGAATCATTTACTATGACTGTCGAGTTGCTTGACCGAGTTGTTGGTGATGAAGCGGGTGATGTCGAGACGATTTCAACAGGAGAACCATTGATGTTGACAGTTGGTACAGCAACAACCGTTGGGGCGGTCACAAGTGCGCGCAGCGGTGAAGCCGAAGTCTCACTTAAACGACCAGTCTGCGCTGAAGAAGGGTCAAAGATTGCAATCAATCGCCGCGTTGGCGCCCGATGGCGGCTCATTGGGATTGGGACGCTTGAGTGA
- a CDS encoding non-canonical purine NTP pyrophosphatase: MLRYVTTNSGKVREARQYLDPDAIKSLSYDYTEIQATSLRPIAATGAHEAYHYTDSPVLVDDAGLFIDDFDGFPGPYSAFVENTLGVKTVQRVVESESEISRDATFRCVLAYCDGEAIEPSDDEYLNTNTDTETPPVKLFTGEVSGRIVPPRGNGGFGYDPIFEYDGMTLAERDAAEKNEISHRGRALTAFAEWFQAR, encoded by the coding sequence ATACTCCGATACGTTACGACAAATAGTGGGAAAGTCCGCGAAGCTCGACAATATCTTGACCCAGACGCAATTAAATCGTTGTCCTATGATTATACCGAGATTCAGGCGACATCCCTCCGTCCAATTGCAGCAACCGGAGCTCATGAAGCATATCATTATACCGATTCGCCAGTGCTCGTTGATGATGCTGGGTTGTTTATCGATGATTTTGATGGGTTTCCCGGTCCATACTCTGCCTTTGTCGAGAATACACTTGGTGTAAAGACTGTACAGCGCGTCGTTGAAAGTGAATCTGAGATATCAAGAGATGCTACTTTTCGATGTGTCCTTGCATACTGTGATGGAGAGGCAATTGAGCCATCAGATGATGAGTACCTAAACACAAATACAGATACAGAGACACCTCCAGTGAAACTATTCACTGGAGAAGTAAGCGGTCGTATTGTTCCCCCCCGGGGTAACGGTGGTTTTGGATATGACCCGATTTTCGAATATGATGGCATGACACTTGCTGAGCGTGATGCTGCTGAGAAAAACGAAATTTCACATCGTGGTCGCGCGTTGACAGCATTTGCTGAATGGTTCCAAGCGCGTTGA
- a CDS encoding 30S ribosomal protein S24e, translated as MEVDILSEDENSMLHRTDIQFEIAHEDATPSRLSVRDSLAAKINKDSDEVVVHKLDTKFGMRKTIGYAKVYDSPQSARQVEQDYMLKRNKIEIESEDEDSAAEGA; from the coding sequence ATGGAAGTCGATATTCTCTCTGAAGATGAAAATTCGATGTTGCACCGCACCGACATTCAATTTGAGATTGCACACGAGGATGCAACCCCATCTCGATTGTCTGTTCGTGACAGCCTTGCAGCGAAAATAAATAAGGACTCTGACGAGGTTGTTGTACATAAACTTGATACCAAATTTGGGATGCGAAAGACGATTGGATACGCAAAGGTATATGACTCACCACAGTCCGCTCGTCAAGTCGAACAGGATTACATGCTTAAGCGAAATAAAATTGAGATCGAATCGGAAGATGAAGACAGTGCAGCAGAAGGAGCATAA
- a CDS encoding GTP-dependent dephospho-CoA kinase family protein gives MARLPLELPSSLRQEFKSPFGPVYTDVTQFLADAGRPIIAVGDIVTYHLQTVDYTPAVAVIDGQTKRESVDETVKPALSKHNKRIDVENQPGTISIALLEALQTAVETPESVMIVVDGEEDLATLPAVLVARPGGTVVYGQPNQGMVRIAVTPETKTTMSRLLKRMDGDAAAAFDRLGVDRSGNKK, from the coding sequence ATGGCTAGGCTGCCACTCGAACTTCCATCATCACTCCGGCAGGAATTTAAATCACCATTTGGTCCAGTCTACACTGACGTCACCCAATTCCTCGCCGATGCCGGTCGACCGATTATTGCTGTTGGTGATATCGTCACATATCACCTCCAGACAGTCGATTACACTCCGGCAGTGGCTGTCATCGACGGACAGACAAAACGTGAAAGCGTCGATGAAACAGTCAAACCAGCGCTCTCGAAGCATAACAAACGGATAGATGTTGAAAACCAACCGGGGACAATATCTATCGCGCTATTAGAGGCGCTGCAGACCGCAGTCGAAACACCTGAATCTGTTATGATCGTTGTCGACGGCGAAGAAGACCTTGCAACACTCCCGGCGGTTCTTGTAGCACGACCTGGGGGGACCGTCGTGTATGGACAACCCAACCAAGGGATGGTACGTATTGCTGTGACTCCTGAGACAAAGACCACAATGTCGAGATTACTTAAACGCATGGATGGAGATGCTGCTGCAGCATTTGACCGGCTTGGAGTGGATCGCAGTGGCAATAAAAAATGA
- a CDS encoding bifunctional N(6)-L-threonylcarbamoyladenine synthase/serine/threonine protein kinase, translating to MRILGIEGTAWAASAALYNTHDETIVIESDPYQPDSGGLHPREAAEHMSTALPEVISTILERAVSSGNTDAIGIDAIAFSRGPGLGPCLRVVGTAARTLTQALSVPLIGVNHMIAHLEIGRHQSGFTTPVCLNASGANAHLLGYHRRQYQVLGETMDTGVGNAIDKFTRHLGWNHPGGPKVEAAATDGSYHDLPYVVKGMDFSFSGIMSAAKDAVDNEVPVVDVCTGLQETIFAMLTEVAERALSLTGSNELVLGGGVGQNDRLREMLSTMCTARGASFYAPESRFLRDNAGMIAVLGAAMYEAGQTISVNDSAVDPTFRPDAVTVMWRDDETSVTRTPATLDKTPVRGAEAIVRRINDHVVKRRVEKSYRHPKLDTRLRAERTRAEARLTSAARRLGVPTPLIFDADPETGTLVFEYVGETDLAADLTVSRCHAVGQHLGRIHNAGFVHGDPTTRNVRVDSAQNYLIDFGLGYHTDHVEDHAMDLHVFIQSVTGTASDPAPLITAFESGYAETGISTVQSRLRDIESRGRYH from the coding sequence ATGCGAATTCTTGGAATTGAAGGAACAGCATGGGCAGCAAGTGCGGCATTATACAATACGCATGATGAAACAATAGTAATTGAGTCTGACCCATATCAGCCTGACAGCGGTGGTCTGCATCCACGGGAAGCGGCTGAACATATGAGTACAGCACTCCCGGAGGTTATCTCAACTATTCTTGAGCGCGCGGTAAGTTCTGGGAACACAGATGCAATTGGAATTGACGCCATTGCATTTTCACGTGGTCCTGGACTTGGTCCATGTCTTCGAGTTGTTGGAACCGCCGCTCGAACGCTTACACAGGCGCTATCTGTCCCACTTATTGGGGTAAACCATATGATTGCACATCTTGAGATTGGACGTCATCAGTCTGGATTTACAACACCAGTCTGTCTCAATGCCTCAGGAGCCAACGCACATCTCCTTGGGTATCATCGTCGTCAGTATCAGGTGCTCGGTGAGACGATGGATACTGGTGTTGGGAATGCAATTGATAAATTCACCCGTCATCTTGGATGGAATCACCCTGGTGGACCGAAAGTCGAAGCGGCAGCGACTGATGGGAGTTATCATGACCTTCCATATGTTGTCAAAGGGATGGATTTTTCATTTTCAGGGATCATGTCAGCTGCCAAAGATGCCGTTGATAATGAGGTCCCTGTTGTTGATGTTTGTACAGGACTGCAAGAAACAATCTTTGCGATGTTAACTGAAGTTGCCGAACGGGCACTCTCCTTAACTGGGAGTAATGAACTTGTACTTGGTGGGGGAGTCGGACAGAACGATCGTCTTCGCGAGATGCTCTCAACAATGTGTACTGCTCGTGGTGCCTCATTTTATGCGCCTGAATCACGATTTCTTCGGGATAACGCAGGCATGATTGCTGTATTGGGTGCAGCGATGTATGAGGCTGGACAGACAATTTCAGTCAACGATTCTGCTGTTGATCCGACCTTCCGCCCGGATGCGGTTACTGTTATGTGGCGTGATGATGAAACATCAGTGACCCGTACCCCGGCAACACTCGATAAAACGCCAGTACGAGGGGCAGAGGCGATAGTGAGACGTATCAATGATCACGTCGTAAAACGCCGTGTTGAAAAGTCATATCGGCATCCTAAACTTGACACACGACTGCGTGCTGAACGGACACGGGCGGAAGCACGACTGACAAGTGCTGCACGGCGTCTTGGCGTTCCAACGCCTCTTATATTCGATGCTGACCCCGAGACAGGAACGTTAGTGTTTGAATATGTCGGTGAGACTGATCTCGCAGCAGACCTCACTGTGAGTCGGTGCCATGCGGTAGGGCAACATCTCGGGCGGATACATAATGCGGGTTTCGTCCATGGTGATCCAACAACACGGAATGTTCGTGTTGACTCAGCACAAAATTATCTTATTGATTTTGGGTTAGGATATCACACTGATCATGTTGAGGACCATGCAATGGATCTTCACGTCTTCATACAGAGCGTAACTGGAACTGCATCAGATCCTGCCCCGCTTATCACTGCATTTGAATCCGGATACGCTGAAACAGGAATATCGACTGTTCAATCACGACTTCGTGATATCGAGTCACGTGGACGCTATCATTGA